One Plasmodium cynomolgi strain B DNA, chromosome 12, whole genome shotgun sequence genomic region harbors:
- a CDS encoding merozoite surface protein 7 (MSP7;~putative): MGENKIALFLSTVILLLLCCCVWCEKSGVENKKKLEEDVISILRRKLESLQKRSLINSDGNLKKEIELVKMQIQDLQKYEKGGVGKKVDSTLGEESGVQSVKGQPLSLEEAGDTQDEDRMHDSYRLDGLEAVEDYEEEILGQAEPVEAAKVVEEAGDAEEEELADGEVDNSLADAVPDSVERTEEGVMDEFEEAEEDEGAEEDEGADLDEANLESSTSASSELVGGSAVGGSTEEEEEKEKEKEEEQGEEDLQGIFQLEEEQGEEDLQGIFQLEEEQGEEDLQGSFELEEEQGEEDLQGIFQLEEEQGEEDLQGSFELEEEAKQGEQLRQETSSDGDEAIEPPLSGLKPNTEYLNELQNDVDLTEDSAKQINLPQIDDKGKEDEHEYKFETQNGDFSVGTNNFGGCFQGGNSNGACPLDIFKKVLEEENFFQEFASFIDNLYGCSKKDTPCGRDQMGNENLYMDLFTNALSFLNTIEAYFVFNVIS, translated from the exons ATgggtgaaaacaaaattgcacTCTTCCTCTCCACCGTGATACTCCTCCTTCTCTGCTGCTGCGTATGGTGTGAAAAATCTGgagtggaaaataaaaaaaaattggaggaaGATGTCATAAGCATACTGAGGAGGAAACTCGAGAGTTTGCAAAAACGTAGCTTAATAAATTCGGAtggaaatttaaagaaagaaattgaATTGGTGAAGATGCAAATTCAAGACTTgcagaaatatgaaaagggGGGTGTTGGAAAAAAGGTGGACTCCACTTTGGGGGAGGAATCGGGAGTCCAGTCTGTAAAGGGACAACCTTTGAGTTTGGAAGAGGCAGGAGACACACAAGATGAAGATCGTATGCATGATTCATATCGATTGGATGGCTTAGAAGCTGTAGAAGACTATGAGGAGGAGATCCTTGGGCAAGCGGAGCCAGTGGAGGCGGCTAAGGTAGTTGAAGAAGCGGGGGATgcggaagaggaggagcTCGCTGATGGCGAGGTGGATAACAGCTTAGCAGACGCGGTCCCTGACTCCGTAGAAAGAACCGAAGAAGGTGTAATGGATGAATTCGAAGAGgcagaagaagacgaaggggcagaagaagacgaaggTGCAGATTTGGATGAAGCTAACTTAGAAAGTTCCACTTCGGCAAGCAGTGAGCTAGTAGGGGGATCCGCAGTGGGAGGAAGcacagaggaggaggaggagaaagagaaggaaaaagaagaagaacagggagaagaagacctGCAGGGGATCTTCCAGTTAGAGGAAGAacagggagaagaagacctGCAGGGGATCTTCCAGTTAGAGGAAGAACAAGGTGAAGAAGACCTGCAGGGGAGCTTCGAGTTAGAGGAAGAacagggagaagaagacctGCAGGGGATCTTCCAGTTAGAGGAAGAacagggagaagaagacctGCAGGGGAGCTTCGAGTTAGAGGAAGAAGCTAAGCAGGGAGAACAACTTCGCCAAGAGACATCATCAGACGGAGACGAAGCCATAGAACCTCCCCTGAGTGGACTCAAACCGAATACGGAATACCTGAACGAACTGCAGAACGACGTAGACTTAACTGAAGACAGTGCCAAGCAGATAAACCTTCCCCAAATTGACGACAAAGGTAAGGAAGATGAACACGAATATAAATTTGAGACTCAGAATGGGGACTTCTCCGTGGGGACAAATAATTTCGGAGGCTGCTTCCAGGGGGGTAATTCAAATGGCGCCTGTCCActagatatttttaaaaaggtgctagaagaagaaaatttctttCAAGAGTTTGCTAGCTTTATCGATAACCTGTATGGATGCTCGAAGAAGGACACCCCCTGTGGAAGAGACCAAATGGGGAATGAGAACCTCTACATGGATCTCTTCACAAACGCGCTAAGTTTCCTCAACACGATTGAA GCGTACTTTGTTTTTAATGTCATTTCATAG
- a CDS encoding merozoite surface protein 7 (MSP7;~putative), with protein sequence MRRIIGPICCLLLFLFCCASSEKLGTHKKKKLEQEAMHALMKKLENLYRLSATNNSEVLNKEIESLKKQIDQLHQHGGVIEGENLGHLLESEAANESTKKTIFGMDEDDLDNYDVDFTGQGKGKIKGQADTGQGAQETTGNLAAQAGGEASDRGGQQQQPARPSGSDSPGGVVEGGLVNVNTLQNVPVHVQSSRNGPQTTDPQPGPVANPSEGQRANETSQGVEGEPTVGPAVIPQPTSTVTTPERTSNSNDVKIKYMDKLYDDILSTSGKTNEIHIPLYHSKYNTIRKDYELSMKPVEYQIVKNLFNVGFKKEGESSAANSLTEVFKKVLVDEKFQDEFNNFVHGLYGFAKRHNYLGNKRLENTTVDSDLLKNAFSLMNTLEVA encoded by the coding sequence atgagaagaatcATTGGGCCGATCTGTTGTCTTTTGCTGTTTCTGTTCTGCTGCGCGTCGTCGGAAAAGTTGGGCACccataagaagaaaaaattggagcAGGAAGCGATGCATGCGTTGATGAAGAAGCTGGAAAATCTGTATAGACTCAGCGCGACGAATAACAGCGAAGTTTTGAACAAAGAAATTGAGTCGTTGAAAAAACAGATTGACCAGTTGCACCAACATGGTGGAGTaatcgaaggggaaaatctAGGCCATCTTCTAGAAAGCGAAGCAGCCAACGAGTCAACCAAGAAGACCATTTTCGGCATGGACGAAGATGACCTGGATAACTACGATGTGGACTTTACAGGACAgggcaaaggaaaaattaagggGCAAGCAGATACAGGCCAGGGCGCTCAGGAAACTACTGGCAACTTGGCGGCGCAAGCCGGGGGTGAAGCATCTGATAGGGGTGGCCAACAACAGCAACCAGCAAGACCCAGCGGGTCAGATAGTCCAGGGGGCGTAGTAGAAGGAGGTTTGGTAAATGTCAATACACTTCAAAATGTACCAGTTCATGTGCAATCCTCAAGAAATGGGCCACAAACTACGGATCCCCAGCCAGGGCCAGTAGCAAATCCATCAGAAGGGCAACGTGCAAATGAAACCTCACAAGGAGTCGAAGGCGAACCAACGGTAGGACCAGCTGTAATTCCGCAACCAACATCGACAGTGACTACACCAGAACGCACCTCTAACTCAAACGATGTCAAAATTAAGTACATGGATAAGCTGTATGATGATATTCTAAGTACCTCTGGCAAAACCAACGAGATCCACATACCACTTTATCACAGCAAATACAACACGATACGGAAGGATTACGAACTTAGCATGAAACCTGTAGAATACCAAATTGTgaagaatttatttaatgTCGGATTTAAGAAAGAAGGGGAATCTTCAGCTGCTAATTCCCTGACggaagtttttaaaaaagtcttagtagatgaaaaatttcaagaCGAATTTAACAACTTTGTGCACGGGCTGTATGGATTTGCTAAGAGACACAACTATTTAGGTAATAAACGACTTGAGAACACGACAGTCGACTCCGATCTGCTAAAGAACGCCTTCAGCTTGATGAACACTCTTGAGGTGGCGTAA
- a CDS encoding merozoite surface protein 7 (MSP7;~putative) encodes MRKNIFLVCSILVFLSLQYVLAEKLGFKKKRKKIEGNVLTLMKRRLAILQKLNSSDKSEVFAKEIESIKERINMLKQRGWENPEESFCETLEEVPNCEVGEYADMVKEDQGNLTDSEAEFLVQEEIKHEGSVGGEEVPGDVKSGEVVGKAASKAGGTAGGTAGSKKVGKAGNKQVRKAVSKEASKVAG; translated from the coding sequence atgaggaaaaatatcttcCTGGTGTGCTCCATTTTGGTATTCCTCTCCCTCCAATATGTGTTAGCTGAAAAGTTaggctttaaaaaaaaacgcaaaaaaatagaggGTAATGTTTTAACCTTGATGAAAAGAAGACTAGCAATTCTGCAAAAATTGAACTCATCCGACAAGAGTGAAGTTTTTGCCAAAGAAATTGAGTCGATAAAGGAACGCATTAACATGTTGAAGCAACGTGGTTGGGAAAACCCGGAGGAAAGCTTCTGCGAAACTTTAGAAGAGGTGCCAAACTGCGAGGTGGGAGAATATGCAGACATGGTCAAGGAGGACCAAGGGAATTTAACCGACAGCGAAGCGGAGTTCCTCGTAcaggaggaaataaaacatgAGGGAAGCGTGGGCGGTGAGGAGGTCCCCGGAGATGTTAAAAGTGGTGAAGTGGTGGGTAAGGCGGCGAGTAAAGCGGGGGGTACAGCGGGGGGTACGGCGGGGAGTAAAAAGGTAGGTAAGGCGGGGAATAAACAGGTGCGTAAGGCGGTGAGTAAAGAGGCGAGTAAAGTGGCGGGTTAG
- a CDS encoding merozoite surface protein 7 (MSP7;~putative), which yields MKKTIVIFFFSFSFLISFRFVLSEKFGTHKKKNLDQEAMHALMKKLENLYRLSETDNSEVLNKEIESLKKQIDQLHQHGGVIEGENLGHLLESEAADESTKKTIFGMDEDDLDNYDADFTGQSKGKIKGQADADPSVKDPSSTASNVQSQAGSAQAIAAGVGGTNTQAVHTDGQSTMQEANQPAGPTPPGDATAQTERVREPNVKYLDKLYDEVLETPNSVNAIHTQPFHSKYNEFRKKYEFTMNEREYQIVKNLFDVCFKKEGEQSSTSCIVNMFKKVLDDKNFQKKFDNFVQGFYGFAKRHNYLRGERMANENLYKDILKNVVNLLNTIEVV from the exons atgaagaaaacgatcgtaatttttttcttttccttttcctttttaatttcctttcgCTTCGTGCTGTCTGAAAAGTTCGGCACccataagaagaaaaatttggacCAGGAAGCGATGCACGCGTTGATGAAGAAGCTGGAAAATCTGTATAGACTCAGCGAGACGGATAATAGCGAAGTTTTGAACAAAGAAATTGAGTCGTTGAAAAAACAGATTGACCAGTTGCACCAACATGGTGGGGTaatcgaaggggaaaatctTGGCCACCTTCTAGAAAGCGAAGCAGCAGACGAGTCAACCAAGAAGACCATTTTCGGCATGGACGAAGATGACCTGGATAACTACGATGCGGACTTCACTGGACAgagcaaaggaaaaattaagggGCAAGCGGATGCAGACCCATCAGTTAAAG ATCCAAGCAGCACAGCATCAAACGTACAATCCCAAGCTGGAAGCGCTCAAGCAATAGCCGCAGGTGTAGGAGGAACCAATACACAAGCAGTACACACAGATGGACAATCCACTATGCAGGAAGCGAATCAACCTGCTGGACCAACACCTCCAGGAGACGCCACCGCACAGACCGAAAGAGTACGAGAACCCAACGTGAAGTACCTGGACAAGCTGTACGACGAGGTCCTGGAGACCCCAAACAGTGTCAACGCAATACACACACAACCCTTCCACAGCAAGTACAACGAATTCAGAAAGAAGTACGAGTTTACGATGAATGAGAGGGAGTaccaaattgtgaaaaatcTTTTTGATGTCTgcttcaaaaaggaaggagaacaGTCCAGCACCTCCTGTATAGttaatatgtttaaaaaagtgttagacgacaaaaattttcagaaaaagtttgacaattttgttcAAGGATTTTATGGCTTCGCCAAACGACACAACTACTTGAGAGGAGAAAGAATGGCCAATGAAAATCTGTACAAAgatattctaaaaaatgtCGTGAATTTGTTAAACACGATTGAGGTGGTGTAG
- a CDS encoding merozoite surface protein 7 (MSP7;~putative): protein MRKKIAFVCSIFALLSCNCVLSEKLGIQKKKKNLEQDAMHILMKKLENLYRLSATDNSEVLNKEIESLKKQIDQLHQHGGVIEGENLGHLLESEAANESTKKTIFGVDEDDLDNYDVDFTGQSKGKIKGQTDPTPVAEPPAHNGAGDQESPAPPAPSVLPGMKVPMQKMRKRQIPCHLIMNPLIQTNKQKRSPLCQERAQRAHKQVLLLIQEVNKQFLFLHQEVNNQAEEAEEQEEPKEPEETNQERSHLQKSNQQYPHLQETIHNRPL from the exons atgaggaaaaaaattgcgtttGTCTGCTCCATCTTTGCACTGCTTTCTTGCAACTGCGTGCTGTCTGAAAAGCTGGGCAtccagaagaagaaaaaaaatttggagcaGGATGCCATGCACATATTGATGAAGAAGCTGGAAAATCTGTATAGACTCAGCGCGACGGATAACAGCGAAGTTTTGAACAAAGAGATCGAGTCgttgaaaaaacaaatcgacCAATTGCACCAACATGGTGGGGTaatcgaaggggaaaatctAGGCCACCTTCTAGAAAGCGAAGCAGCCAACGAGTCAACCAAGAAGACCATTTTTGGAGTGGACGAAGACGACTTGGATAACTACGATGTGGACTTCACCGGGCAgagcaaaggaaaaattaagggGCAAACGGACCCAACCCCCGTAGCTGAACCCCCCGCGCACAATGGAGCAGGGGATCAGGAGAGTCCTGCACCTCCCGCACCAAGTGTACTG CCGGGTATGAAAGTGCCGATGCAGAAGATGAGGAAGAGACAGATTCCTTGTCATCTGATAATGAATCCGCTGATTCAAACGAACAAACAGAAGAGGTCCCCTCTGTGTCAGGAGAGAGCGCAGAGGGCCCACAAGCAGGTCCTGCTCCTGATACAGGAAGTCAACAAGCAGTTCCTGTTCCTGCACCAGGAAGTCAACAACCAGGCGGAGGAAGCGGAGGAACAGGAGGAACCGAAGGAGCCGGAGGAGACCAATCAGGAACGCTCCCATCTGCAGAAGTCCAACCAGCAATATCCCCACCTGCAGGAGACCATCCACAACCGCCCACTGTAA
- a CDS encoding merozoite surface protein 7 (MSP7;~putative): PTLGEENKKENQNTYEEDTNYYSDEELKVLKGKLENLKLQFNDENALKQITEEQILMLKKKFEELKNKKSDHEAKLESRRGNTSPGDKDELIPSDYEFAGQSINDNDEVVMVSRSKGNDQGDKDSSVPAGETRSGNEAALSGSTSEEIVTEVTNGEDPSGQGSEPAAKASLRSDNYAELTNQPGSAVQNEKVNPTANVNHVDTLFDELLAEDNKKHMMDEGEHHSAYNNLRKQYDELSLNKTEYAISLKLLDTMLSSEKVGEKRKNALVEMFKKAMYDKEYSEKFKSLIYGVYLFAKRHNFLDEGKVKGEDYNKLFNYVGNLMNTLQL; encoded by the coding sequence CCAACCCtgggagaagaaaataaaaaggagaatcaAAACACATACGAGGAGGATACAAATTACTACAGCGATGAGGAGCTAAAAGTACTAAAAGGGAAATTGGAAAACCTAAAGTTACAAtttaatgatgaaaatgcaCTCAAGCAAATCACcgaagaacaaattttgatgttaaagaaaaagtttgaggaattaaaaaataaaaaaagtgatcatGAGGCGAAGTTGGAGTCCCGGAGGGGAAATACCTCACCGGGGGACAAGGATGAATTGATCCCTAGCGATTATGAGTTCGCTGGGCAGAGCATCAATGATAATGATGAAGTAGTAATGGTGAGTAGAAGTAAAGGCAATGACCAAGGTGACAAGGACTCTTCAGTTCCTGCAGGTGAAACACGTAGTGGAAATGAAGCAGCTTTGTCAGGATCCACAAGCGAAGAGATTGTTACAGAAGTGACGAATGGTGAAGATCCTTCAGGGCAAGGAAGTGAACCCGCTGCGAAGGCTTCTCTTCGTTCGGACAATTACGCAGAGCTCACAAACCAACCTGGATCAGCTGTCCAGAACGAGAAGGTCAACCCCACAGCGAATGTCAATCACGTGGACACACTATTCGATGAGCTACTAGCAGAAgacaataaaaaacatatgatGGACGAAGGAGAGCACCACAGTGCGTACAATAATTTAAGAAAACAATACGACGAACTTAGCCTAAATAAGACTGAGTACGCCATCAGCTTGAAGCTGCTGGATACGATGTTGTCAAGTGAAAAggttggagaaaaaaggaagaatgcGCTAGTAGAGATGTTTAAAAAAGCGATGTACGATAAGGAGTACAGtgagaaatttaaaagtCTTATCTACGGAGTTTATTTGTTTGCTAAGAGACACAATTTTTTAGATGAGGGTAAGGTGAAGGGAGAAGACTACAACAAGCTGTTCAACTATGTAGGCAACCTGATGAATACGCTTCAGCTTTAA